The bacterium genome contains the following window.
GGCCACCGCTTTAGCACCCGCTTCATTGACATCCGCCGCGATAACCACCCTCGCGCCTTCACCGGCAAATCTCAAACACAACCCCCGTCCGATGCCGGAGGCCGCGCCTGTAACGATGATGACTTTCCCTTGAATTTCCATTCCTGTGCTTCTCCTTACAACTCACGCTTTCTCATGCTCCCTTTGCCCTGCCGCAGAAGGGCGGAGCAGGCGAGCCATCCCAGAAGGGCTGCATTTCTTCTCAACGCGCCTCCTTGCGCCAGCGCGACAGCATGAACGGATGAATGTCGAGCGCCTCGGCGACGTCCTGAACCTGGACGCCATTGAGCTCGCTGAGCTTCACCGCCTTGAGCTTGAATTCAGCGGTGTAGCGATGAACCTTCCTTGGACCCGTTGCTCTGGCCATCAAAACCCCCTTTGCCCGCGTTAGGCCAGAGTGTCAACTTTATCGGGTCAAGTGCCCGGTCGGCTGGAGCGACTGGTTAGGCCTTCCGATTGCAAAACCTCTTTGATCTGACCTTCAAAAGCTTCAGGCTTCTCGCGACCGCGCCGAGTGTATGCGTAGTGCCAGACCTGCCGAATTCGGATTCCCGTCCCCGCCAAGGCGAACTGCAGGAGATCGTATACCTTTTGGCCGAAGGCAATAATGAGTTTAGGCCGGACAATCTCGATTTCCTGATCAAATACCCGACGGTGCAAAGTCATGTCGGGGTAGGGCGCTCCAACCTGGCCTCGACTCTTAATAATGTCCGTCAAATGGCTGTT
Protein-coding sequences here:
- a CDS encoding transposase translates to MARATGPRKVHRYTAEFKLKAVKLSELNGVQVQDVAEALDIHPFMLSRWRKEAR
- a CDS encoding SDR family NAD(P)-dependent oxidoreductase, giving the protein MEIQGKVIIVTGAASGIGRGLCLRFAGEGARVVIAADVNEAGAKAVA